In one window of Methanoculleus chikugoensis DNA:
- a CDS encoding adenylate kinase family protein: MMTGITGTPGTGKTSVAAELERRGHTVVRLTDTVRPYVIEEDRDRQTLVVDVDRWVEEFEPVDGIVEGHLAHLLPCDRVVVLRCRPDVLRRRLAPRNYPEEKIAENVEAEALDVILIETLDEHPGEHVLEVDSTDLSAGDCADRIERFIQGVLPPSYGSIDWTDYLEVGR, translated from the coding sequence ATGATGACGGGCATCACCGGCACGCCGGGAACCGGGAAGACGTCTGTTGCGGCCGAACTCGAACGGCGAGGGCACACCGTCGTCCGGCTGACGGATACGGTGCGCCCCTATGTCATCGAAGAGGACCGTGACCGCCAGACGCTGGTGGTGGACGTCGACCGGTGGGTGGAGGAGTTCGAGCCCGTCGACGGGATCGTCGAAGGCCACCTCGCCCACCTCCTCCCCTGCGACCGGGTGGTGGTGCTCCGGTGCCGCCCGGACGTCCTGCGCCGGCGCCTCGCCCCGAGGAACTACCCGGAGGAGAAGATCGCGGAGAACGTCGAGGCGGAGGCACTCGACGTCATCCTGATCGAGACGCTCGATGAGCACCCGGGCGAGCACGTCCTCGAGGTGGACTCGACCGATCTCTCCGCCGGCGACTGCGCCGACCGGATCGAGCGGTTCATCCAGGGCGTTCTCCCGCCGTCCTACGGCTCCATCGACTGGACGGATTACCTGGAGGTCGGGCGATGA
- a CDS encoding CDP-alcohol phosphatidyltransferase family protein: MTLDQFRPHVQGIMQPAVDLIRKIGVTPNALTIASFLVSALAGIAFYAGGVVLGTIMVAFNAVFDALDGALARDMGIAGLRGDFLDHVIDRYADIFIITGIFAGGAAPWQIGVFALTGVLMSSYLGTQAQAVGVGRVYGGILGRADRLVLIIIAGALTVLIPGDIYGLNYLGWLLVIFGFLGHYTAFQRFAHVWRQIEKQ, from the coding sequence ATGACGCTCGACCAGTTCCGGCCGCACGTGCAGGGGATCATGCAGCCCGCGGTGGACCTCATCCGAAAGATCGGGGTCACCCCGAACGCGTTGACGATTGCGTCGTTCCTCGTCTCGGCGCTTGCGGGTATCGCGTTCTATGCCGGGGGAGTCGTCCTCGGAACCATCATGGTCGCGTTCAACGCCGTTTTCGACGCGCTCGACGGGGCGCTCGCCCGGGATATGGGGATCGCGGGGCTTCGCGGAGACTTTCTCGACCACGTCATCGACCGCTACGCCGATATCTTCATCATCACCGGGATATTTGCGGGCGGGGCCGCGCCCTGGCAGATAGGGGTCTTCGCGCTGACGGGTGTCCTGATGTCATCCTACCTCGGCACCCAGGCGCAGGCCGTCGGGGTGGGCAGGGTCTACGGCGGGATCCTCGGCCGGGCGGATCGCCTCGTGCTGATCATCATCGCAGGTGCCCTCACGGTGCTGATACCCGGCGATATCTACGGCCTGAACTACCTCGGGTGGCTCCTCGTCATATTCGGCTTCCTCGGACACTACACCGCGTTCCAGCGGTTTGCCCACGTCTGGCGGCAGATAGAAAAGCAGTAA
- a CDS encoding TspO/MBR family protein — protein sequence MTPTYVRIVQFIVAIGISLAAGWIGSFFTMPAIPTWYAGLTMPGFSPPAWVFGPVWTVLYILMGIALYLVWSKGWGHKNAHVATAIFGVQLVLNVLWSFVFFGMQAPFFAFIVILFLWIAILMMIVAFDRVSVPAAILLVPYFLWVSFAAYLNYGIYVLNP from the coding sequence GTGACACCAACCTACGTCCGAATCGTTCAGTTCATCGTGGCGATAGGGATCAGTCTCGCAGCCGGGTGGATCGGCTCGTTCTTCACGATGCCGGCGATCCCCACCTGGTATGCCGGCCTTACAATGCCCGGGTTCAGTCCCCCGGCGTGGGTCTTCGGCCCCGTCTGGACGGTGCTCTACATCCTCATGGGCATCGCGCTCTACCTCGTCTGGAGCAAGGGGTGGGGGCATAAGAACGCGCACGTTGCGACGGCGATCTTCGGCGTGCAACTGGTCTTGAACGTTCTCTGGTCGTTCGTCTTCTTCGGGATGCAGGCGCCCTTCTTCGCGTTCATCGTGATCCTGTTCCTCTGGATTGCGATCCTCATGATGATAGTCGCCTTCGACCGGGTCTCGGTGCCCGCGGCGATTCTGCTCGTCCCGTACTTCCTCTGGGTGAGTTTCGCGGCCTACCTCAACTACGGGATCTACGTCCTCAACCCGTAG
- a CDS encoding hybrid sensor histidine kinase/response regulator yields MSEPLRVLLIGKSPGDLGEMLCECGRDVELIHRERPENGFTAVSGGGIDVVLLDLDLTGGQGAAVFDRLRRTAPDVPVIVLTAAGEDPAALHAMQNGAQDYLVKEKADAELLCRAIRYALERTRVEAALRHSEAMYRRLVENLNEGVIAVDETGLITFANPAMEEILGCPAERLVGSPVAWFFDAPGRKGSAPTNPFCRATDERQEFELDLLHCDGGHVHALVVTSPVTDETGRFRGSIAGIMDITERKRAEEELRIRNEHLTMLNQVIGVTAASLSLAGLLEESLEKTLELMRFDVGIVYMLDSERKRALLQHQNGLPAKALARHRLIKVHHWPFNFIFIAGQPRYIEQQADLNSIEAGILRELEVSALACIPLVAESVVVGAVYAGSRTKTSFSRDERTLLETIGQEIGSGILKGMLHKKLEAANREANLYLDIMTHDIKNAENVSNLYTDLLLEMLEGEAALYARKIRSSIHRSAEILGNVTTIRRIHHDSPDVGPVDLAAVIREEVAAFPDVAIEIAEGPLTRVWADDLLCEVFTNLIRNAVKFGGGDVRIAIRVEDYDGESVLVSVEDTGPGIPDPMKESIFSRFERGWVGGYGDGLGLFIVRTLVERYGGTIRVEDRVEGRPDLGTAFRFTLREVLPAGDNDYPDGEECE; encoded by the coding sequence ATGAGCGAACCCTTACGCGTGCTGTTGATCGGGAAGAGTCCCGGCGATCTCGGGGAGATGCTGTGCGAGTGCGGGCGCGACGTTGAGTTGATCCACCGCGAGCGCCCCGAGAACGGGTTTACCGCGGTATCGGGGGGCGGAATCGACGTCGTGCTCCTCGACCTCGATCTCACGGGCGGGCAGGGGGCGGCGGTCTTCGACCGCCTGCGCCGGACGGCCCCCGACGTCCCGGTCATCGTGCTCACCGCGGCGGGAGAAGACCCCGCCGCGCTCCACGCGATGCAGAACGGCGCGCAGGATTACCTGGTCAAGGAGAAGGCCGACGCGGAACTGCTCTGTCGGGCGATCCGGTACGCGCTCGAGCGTACAAGGGTGGAGGCCGCGCTCCGGCACTCTGAGGCGATGTACCGGAGGCTCGTCGAGAACCTCAACGAGGGCGTCATCGCCGTCGACGAGACCGGCCTCATCACCTTCGCGAACCCGGCGATGGAGGAGATCCTCGGCTGCCCCGCGGAACGTCTGGTCGGCTCGCCGGTCGCCTGGTTCTTCGACGCTCCCGGCCGGAAGGGTTCCGCTCCAACGAATCCGTTCTGCCGGGCGACCGACGAACGGCAGGAGTTCGAACTGGACCTCCTCCACTGCGACGGCGGACACGTCCACGCGCTCGTGGTCACGTCGCCGGTCACCGACGAGACCGGCAGGTTCCGGGGCTCGATCGCCGGTATCATGGATATCACCGAGCGCAAGCGCGCCGAAGAGGAGCTCCGGATCCGGAACGAGCACCTCACGATGCTCAATCAGGTCATCGGCGTCACGGCCGCCTCCCTCTCTCTTGCCGGGCTCCTGGAGGAGTCGCTCGAGAAGACGCTCGAACTGATGAGATTCGACGTCGGCATCGTCTACATGCTCGACTCCGAGCGGAAACGAGCGCTGCTGCAGCACCAGAACGGACTCCCCGCGAAGGCGCTGGCCCGGCACCGCCTGATCAAGGTTCACCACTGGCCGTTCAACTTCATCTTCATCGCCGGCCAGCCCCGCTACATCGAGCAGCAGGCGGACTTGAACTCCATCGAGGCGGGCATACTCCGGGAACTCGAGGTCTCCGCGCTCGCCTGCATCCCCCTCGTCGCGGAATCGGTCGTCGTCGGCGCGGTATACGCCGGCAGCCGGACGAAGACGTCCTTCTCCCGCGACGAGCGGACGCTCCTCGAGACGATAGGCCAGGAGATCGGGTCGGGGATCCTGAAAGGGATGCTGCACAAGAAACTCGAGGCGGCCAACCGGGAGGCGAACCTCTACCTCGACATCATGACGCACGATATCAAGAACGCCGAGAACGTCTCGAACCTCTACACCGACCTCCTCCTCGAGATGCTGGAAGGGGAGGCCGCGCTCTACGCGAGGAAGATCCGGAGCAGCATTCACCGGAGCGCGGAGATCCTCGGCAACGTCACCACGATCCGCCGCATCCACCACGACTCGCCCGACGTCGGGCCGGTCGACCTCGCCGCCGTCATCAGGGAGGAGGTCGCCGCCTTCCCGGACGTCGCGATCGAGATTGCGGAGGGCCCCCTCACCCGGGTCTGGGCGGACGACCTGCTCTGTGAGGTCTTCACGAACCTCATCCGGAACGCCGTCAAGTTCGGCGGCGGGGACGTCCGGATCGCCATCCGGGTGGAGGACTACGACGGCGAGAGCGTGCTGGTCTCGGTCGAGGATACCGGGCCGGGCATACCCGATCCCATGAAGGAGTCGATCTTTTCCCGGTTTGAGCGGGGGTGGGTCGGGGGATACGGCGACGGCCTCGGCCTCTTCATCGTCCGGACGCTGGTGGAGAGGTACGGCGGCACCATCCGGGTGGAGGACCGGGTGGAAGGGCGGCCGGATCTCGGTACGGCGTTCCGGTTCACCCTCCGTGAGGTTCTCCCTGCCGGTGACAACGATTACCCGGACGGCGAGGAGTGCGAGTAA
- a CDS encoding sialidase family protein has protein sequence MGKPPNSIPLITLCLIAATLLLIGTASAAAPEAAFSGTPTTGAAPLAVQFTDQSNSSPTGWAWFFGDETYTGSWTEQNASSGWMGRNWHSSVVLPDGSILVMGGAAGFSGYQNDTWRSEDNGATWTPMNMSSGWSRRGDHSSVALPDGSVLVMGGADLTGCMNDTWRSTDGGATWTPMNMSSGWTARAGSTAVTLPDGSIILMGGCDADYTPLDDTWRSDDNGTTWTNITPPDGNPWTARA, from the coding sequence ATGGGGAAACCTCCTAACAGCATTCCGTTGATAACATTGTGCCTGATCGCTGCAACCCTGCTGCTGATCGGCACCGCAAGCGCCGCCGCACCGGAAGCGGCGTTCAGCGGCACTCCGACCACCGGGGCCGCACCACTCGCTGTACAGTTCACCGACCAGTCGAACAGCAGCCCGACCGGGTGGGCGTGGTTCTTCGGCGACGAAACGTATACCGGAAGCTGGACAGAGCAGAATGCGAGTTCCGGGTGGATGGGCAGAAACTGGCACAGCAGCGTTGTGCTGCCGGACGGCAGCATCCTCGTGATGGGTGGAGCAGCGGGTTTCAGTGGATACCAGAACGACACCTGGCGGTCAGAAGATAACGGCGCAACGTGGACACCGATGAACATGAGTTCTGGATGGTCGAGAAGAGGAGACCACAGCAGCGTCGCGCTGCCGGACGGCAGCGTTCTCGTGATGGGGGGAGCGGACCTCACCGGATGTATGAATGACACGTGGCGGTCGACCGACGGCGGAGCCACATGGACACCGATGAACATGAGTTCGGGGTGGACGGCACGAGCCGGTTCCACGGCGGTCACGCTACCCGACGGAAGCATCATACTCATGGGCGGTTGTGATGCCGACTACACTCCTCTGGACGACACCTGGCGGTCGGACGACAACGGCACAACCTGGACGAATATCACGCCGCCGGACGGCAACCCATGGACAGCAAGAGCCTAG
- a CDS encoding PGF-pre-PGF domain-containing protein translates to MPDGSILLMGGDDGSNRMNDVWWSDDSGGTWAQLPDAGWAGRAYHTSVVMPDGGILVMGGTGTTGSRNDMWRSDDGGWTWIQLPDAGWLNRQNPTAVTLPDGSAIVMGGWLGSVYYSNDTWRFQPAGSTEQNPTHIYTTPGTYTVTLQASNAAGYDSTRITNYITVTAPASRPSSGGGGSTGGPDGYNVGGDSAVSKVTVTGTGLKTFIVTGWKQSSPGTGIPPAPGTPYQYVDLVPARFETITGANITFSAPAAWLEEHGFTPEEIVMYHYNGTAWEALPTTVKDITGSTVTFTATTPGFSLFAISGVERPEEAVTTPTATTPPATAEPTATETTAAPPAGEPAPEFPLGTVALVGGAILVLAAGGYLVRRWWIRRQNPALFRDYD, encoded by the coding sequence ATGCCGGACGGCAGTATCCTCCTGATGGGCGGCGATGACGGCAGTAACAGGATGAATGATGTTTGGTGGTCGGATGATAGCGGCGGGACATGGGCGCAGTTACCCGATGCCGGGTGGGCGGGAAGAGCCTACCACACCAGTGTCGTGATGCCGGACGGCGGTATCCTCGTGATGGGCGGTACGGGTACAACTGGCTCCAGGAACGACATGTGGCGGTCGGATGATGGCGGCTGGACGTGGATACAGTTACCCGATGCCGGGTGGCTGAACCGGCAGAACCCCACGGCGGTCACGCTGCCGGACGGGAGCGCCATAGTCATGGGCGGCTGGCTCGGCAGCGTCTATTATTCAAACGACACCTGGCGGTTCCAACCCGCAGGCTCGACGGAGCAGAACCCAACACACATCTATACGACCCCGGGAACCTACACGGTAACGCTGCAGGCGTCCAACGCCGCTGGTTATGACAGCACGCGAATAACCAATTACATCACGGTCACAGCCCCGGCCAGCAGGCCATCATCCGGTGGCGGCGGCTCGACGGGCGGGCCGGACGGATATAACGTGGGCGGGGACTCCGCCGTGAGCAAGGTCACCGTCACCGGAACCGGGCTCAAGACGTTCATCGTCACCGGCTGGAAACAGTCCTCCCCGGGAACCGGGATCCCCCCGGCGCCGGGAACCCCGTACCAGTACGTCGACCTGGTGCCGGCCCGGTTCGAGACGATCACCGGCGCGAACATCACCTTCTCTGCCCCGGCCGCGTGGCTCGAGGAGCACGGGTTCACCCCCGAAGAGATCGTGATGTACCACTACAACGGCACGGCGTGGGAGGCGCTCCCGACGACGGTCAAGGATATCACCGGGTCGACGGTCACCTTCACGGCGACGACCCCCGGGTTCTCCCTCTTCGCGATCAGCGGGGTCGAGCGACCCGAGGAGGCCGTAACGACCCCGACAGCGACAACGCCGCCGGCGACGGCAGAGCCCACCGCGACAGAGACCACAGCCGCGCCGCCGGCCGGCGAGCCGGCGCCTGAATTTCCGCTCGGAACGGTCGCCCTTGTCGGAGGGGCGATCCTGGTGCTCGCCGCCGGAGGCTATCTGGTCCGCCGCTGGTGGATCAGGAGGCAGAACCCGGCGCTCTTCCGGGACTACGACTGA
- a CDS encoding DUF1894 domain-containing protein — MKPEILLSQTTFREAREYIKKNVREYHEVEPGYKIFDVHIIGVPPLYVGVDGDRLIFPYTKPCHGTFVVKVPGGEELARLRARKK, encoded by the coding sequence ATGAAACCCGAGATCCTTCTCTCGCAGACGACGTTCAGGGAGGCGCGGGAGTACATCAAGAAGAACGTCCGGGAGTACCACGAGGTCGAGCCGGGCTACAAGATCTTCGATGTCCACATCATCGGTGTGCCGCCGCTGTATGTCGGCGTCGACGGCGATCGCCTCATCTTCCCCTACACCAAGCCCTGTCACGGGACGTTCGTGGTGAAGGTCCCGGGCGGCGAGGAGCTCGCGCGGCTGCGGGCGAGGAAGAAGTAA
- a CDS encoding DUF1890 domain-containing protein: MTENDGKTALLLLGCPQVPVQTSMALYLAYGLKEHGIRPVIAGTTAARRLMETADPGRYYLDEMADLDDAIDAIMEKKRDFDLCFVFIHNDSGIAYAGTMAYISKARVYALIFGEHAEELAEEIEFPCEIVAAKAVHNPMPLKRRLEEVMQWAAVSKR; this comes from the coding sequence ATGACAGAGAACGACGGAAAAACCGCACTGCTCCTGCTCGGGTGCCCGCAGGTCCCGGTCCAGACGAGCATGGCGCTCTACCTGGCATACGGCTTGAAGGAACACGGCATCCGGCCGGTGATCGCCGGGACGACGGCGGCGCGAAGACTGATGGAGACGGCCGATCCGGGCCGGTACTACCTCGACGAGATGGCCGATCTCGACGACGCGATCGACGCAATCATGGAGAAGAAGCGGGACTTCGACCTCTGCTTCGTCTTCATCCATAACGATTCCGGGATTGCGTATGCCGGAACGATGGCCTACATATCGAAGGCGCGGGTCTACGCGCTCATCTTCGGGGAGCACGCGGAAGAACTCGCGGAGGAGATCGAGTTCCCCTGCGAGATCGTGGCGGCGAAGGCCGTCCATAACCCCATGCCGCTGAAGCGGAGACTCGAGGAGGTGATGCAGTGGGCGGCTGTCTCGAAGCGATGA
- the fdhD gene encoding formate dehydrogenase accessory sulfurtransferase FdhD codes for MEIVCRAGIQVTGDGAREVHDDIIVEDHIRLFLNGEYLTALVASPDRLNDLGAGFVVCEGLAETVESVEVSEKDVYITAPVRKDVRLEVESSGGYRVLGEPRSVESPITVTADGIRAVTASIESDTWRRTGGVHCSVLFCDGELVTRACDVGRHNTVDKVVGHAALRGLDRSTCVLGCTGRQPAGMVAKAANAGIPIVVSRAASTDRGILTAERAGLTLVGFSRGERFTIYTHPERVPEVLEELEKTKK; via the coding sequence ATGGAGATCGTCTGCCGCGCCGGCATCCAGGTGACGGGCGACGGTGCGCGCGAAGTCCACGACGACATCATCGTCGAGGATCATATCCGGCTCTTCCTGAACGGCGAGTATCTCACGGCGCTCGTGGCGAGTCCCGATCGGCTGAACGATCTCGGGGCGGGGTTCGTCGTCTGCGAGGGGCTGGCGGAGACGGTCGAGTCGGTGGAGGTCTCGGAGAAGGACGTCTACATCACCGCCCCGGTGAGAAAGGACGTCCGGCTTGAGGTGGAGTCGTCCGGCGGCTACCGGGTGCTCGGCGAGCCGAGATCGGTCGAGTCGCCGATCACCGTCACGGCGGACGGCATCCGTGCGGTCACGGCGTCGATCGAGTCCGATACCTGGCGGAGAACCGGCGGCGTCCACTGTTCGGTGCTCTTCTGCGACGGGGAACTCGTCACCCGGGCGTGCGACGTCGGGAGGCACAACACCGTCGACAAGGTCGTGGGCCACGCAGCCCTCCGTGGACTCGACCGGTCGACCTGTGTCCTCGGGTGCACGGGCCGGCAGCCGGCGGGGATGGTGGCGAAGGCGGCAAACGCGGGCATCCCGATCGTCGTCTCCCGCGCGGCCTCGACCGACCGCGGCATCCTCACGGCGGAGCGGGCAGGGCTCACTCTGGTCGGCTTCTCGCGGGGAGAGCGGTTCACCATCTACACGCACCCCGAGCGGGTGCCTGAAGTCCTCGAAGAACTGGAGAAGACCAAGAAATGA
- the cutA gene encoding divalent-cation tolerance protein CutA, with protein MVLPEFVVVFCTAPAGEAEDLARALVDARLAACVNVADVQSCFRWEGAVQSEAERLLVVKTQRRLLDPLIERIRELHSYDTPEIIAMPIVGGYTPYLDWMREETA; from the coding sequence ATGGTTCTCCCGGAATTTGTCGTGGTCTTCTGCACCGCCCCCGCCGGGGAGGCAGAAGACCTCGCACGAGCGCTTGTCGACGCACGCCTCGCTGCATGCGTGAACGTTGCCGACGTGCAGTCCTGCTTCCGGTGGGAGGGCGCGGTCCAGAGCGAGGCCGAGCGGCTCCTTGTCGTGAAGACGCAACGCCGCCTGCTCGATCCGCTCATCGAGCGGATCAGGGAACTCCATAGTTACGACACCCCCGAGATCATCGCCATGCCCATCGTCGGCGGCTACACCCCGTACCTCGACTGGATGCGGGAGGAGACGGCCTGA
- a CDS encoding iron-sulfur cluster assembly scaffold protein, whose protein sequence is MMYTEKVIEEFTNPQNVGELTDADGVGEAGSPTCGDTMKIYLKVEGDRIADARFRTFGCAAAIASSSMATRMILGMTLAEAWNLSDADVVDALGGLPEPKVHCSLLARDAIRAAIADYRVRRGLEPQERGSCECGGVGGCGSCPGND, encoded by the coding sequence ATGATGTATACCGAAAAAGTGATCGAAGAGTTCACGAACCCCCAGAACGTGGGTGAACTGACCGATGCCGACGGTGTCGGCGAGGCGGGGAGCCCGACCTGCGGGGATACCATGAAGATCTACCTCAAGGTCGAGGGCGACCGGATCGCCGACGCCCGGTTCCGGACCTTCGGGTGCGCAGCGGCGATCGCCTCGAGCTCGATGGCCACCCGGATGATCCTGGGGATGACCCTCGCCGAGGCATGGAACCTCTCGGACGCCGATGTGGTGGACGCCCTCGGCGGCCTCCCGGAACCGAAGGTGCACTGCTCGCTCCTCGCCCGCGACGCCATCCGGGCCGCGATAGCCGATTACCGCGTCCGCCGGGGGCTCGAGCCGCAGGAGCGGGGGTCCTGTGAGTGCGGCGGGGTGGGCGGCTGCGGTTCCTGCCCCGGGAACGATTAA
- the nifS gene encoding cysteine desulfurase NifS has product MNDQVERPVYMDHAATTFMKPEVLAAMAPYFSEHFGNPSSLYRFAGEPRNGVEAARGQVAAAIGAGPEEIFFTAGGTEADNWAIKGVALANRARGNHIVTSAIEHHAVLHTCEWLEKQGFSVTYLPVDGFGRVDPEAVEAAITDRTILVSVMMANNEIGTVQPVAEIGRVAHDHGVLFHTDAVQAIGAVPIDVDAMNIDLLSLSGHKFYGPKGTGALYIRRGTRVETLIHGGGQERRRRAGTENVPGIVGLGRAIELATADIAGHNRRIAAMRDRLIRGILDAIPDSRLNGHPVERLANNANFSFRYVEGESILLLLDARGICASTGSACSSGSLEPSHVLLAIGLPHEEAHGSLRLTLGDANTEDDVDYILEVLPEVIGRLREISPLTPPSPRVPEAE; this is encoded by the coding sequence ATGAACGACCAGGTAGAGCGTCCCGTGTATATGGATCACGCGGCGACGACATTCATGAAGCCCGAGGTCCTCGCGGCGATGGCCCCGTACTTCTCGGAGCACTTCGGCAACCCCTCATCCCTCTACCGGTTTGCCGGCGAGCCCCGGAACGGCGTGGAGGCAGCGCGGGGGCAGGTTGCGGCGGCGATCGGCGCGGGCCCTGAGGAGATCTTCTTCACCGCCGGGGGCACGGAGGCCGACAACTGGGCGATCAAGGGGGTCGCTCTTGCGAATCGGGCGCGCGGCAACCATATCGTCACCTCCGCGATCGAGCACCACGCCGTCCTCCACACCTGCGAGTGGCTGGAGAAGCAGGGGTTCTCGGTCACCTACCTCCCCGTCGACGGGTTCGGGCGGGTCGACCCGGAGGCGGTCGAAGCGGCGATCACCGATCGGACGATCCTCGTCTCGGTGATGATGGCGAACAACGAGATCGGGACAGTCCAGCCGGTCGCCGAGATCGGCCGCGTCGCGCACGACCACGGCGTTCTCTTCCACACCGACGCCGTCCAGGCGATCGGGGCGGTGCCGATCGACGTCGATGCGATGAATATCGATCTCCTCTCCCTCTCCGGGCACAAGTTCTACGGCCCGAAGGGGACGGGAGCGCTCTATATCCGGCGGGGGACCCGGGTCGAGACCCTGATCCACGGCGGCGGGCAGGAACGGCGACGGCGTGCCGGGACCGAGAACGTCCCCGGCATCGTCGGGCTCGGGCGGGCGATCGAACTCGCGACCGCCGATATCGCGGGGCACAACCGCCGCATCGCCGCGATGCGGGATAGGCTTATCCGCGGCATCCTCGATGCGATCCCGGACTCGCGGCTGAACGGCCACCCGGTCGAGCGGCTCGCGAACAACGCGAACTTCAGTTTCCGCTACGTCGAGGGGGAGTCGATCCTGCTGCTGCTCGACGCCCGCGGGATCTGCGCATCCACGGGGAGCGCCTGCTCCTCGGGGTCGCTTGAACCCTCGCACGTCCTGCTCGCGATCGGGCTCCCCCACGAGGAGGCGCACGGCTCGCTCCGGCTCACTCTCGGCGATGCGAACACGGAAGACGACGTCGACTACATCCTCGAAGTGCTGCCGGAGGTGATCGGGCGGCTGCGAGAGATATCGCCGTTGACGCCGCCCTCGCCCCGGGTGCCGGAGGCCGAATGA
- a CDS encoding LL-diaminopimelate aminotransferase, whose amino-acid sequence MYSRRMDHLPPYLFARIDEMKEEKRRQGVDVIDLGVGDPDLPTPPHIVEALCTAARDPKNHHYPSYTGMLAYREAVAEWYRARFGVDLDAKKETLALIGSKEGIAHIAEAFVNPGEVVLAADPGYPVYKTSTLFAEGKVHELPIRAENDFLPVLEDIPADVVKQAKLIFINYPNNPTAAIAPLSFFEEVVEFAREHNIVVVHDNAYSEITFDGYKAPSFLEADGAMEVGIEMHSLSKTYNMTGWRIGMACGNPDIVAGLGRVKTNVDSGAFDAIQHAAIAALTGPQDCVAKACSIYQERRDVLVKGLTELGLDVTAPKATFYVWAPVDDCMAFSAQLLDQVGIVATPGVGFGKNGEGFVRFAITRSIERINEAVDRMRGIDL is encoded by the coding sequence ATGTATTCGAGACGCATGGATCACCTTCCCCCTTACCTCTTTGCACGCATTGACGAGATGAAAGAGGAGAAACGACGTCAGGGTGTCGATGTCATCGACCTCGGGGTCGGCGACCCCGACCTCCCCACCCCGCCGCACATCGTGGAGGCGCTCTGCACCGCGGCACGCGACCCGAAGAACCACCACTACCCCTCCTACACCGGCATGCTCGCCTACCGCGAGGCGGTGGCGGAGTGGTACCGGGCCCGGTTCGGGGTCGACCTCGACGCGAAGAAGGAGACCCTCGCGCTCATCGGCTCGAAAGAGGGCATCGCGCACATCGCCGAGGCCTTCGTCAACCCGGGTGAAGTCGTCCTTGCCGCCGACCCGGGCTATCCGGTCTACAAGACCTCCACGCTCTTTGCCGAAGGGAAGGTCCACGAACTGCCCATCCGCGCCGAGAACGACTTCCTCCCGGTGCTCGAGGATATCCCCGCCGACGTCGTGAAGCAGGCGAAGTTGATATTTATCAACTACCCGAACAACCCCACCGCCGCAATCGCGCCCCTCTCGTTTTTCGAGGAGGTCGTCGAATTTGCGCGGGAGCACAACATCGTCGTCGTCCACGACAACGCCTACTCCGAGATCACCTTCGACGGCTATAAGGCGCCCTCGTTCCTCGAGGCCGACGGCGCGATGGAGGTCGGGATCGAGATGCACTCGCTCTCGAAGACCTACAACATGACCGGGTGGCGGATCGGGATGGCCTGCGGCAACCCCGATATCGTCGCAGGGCTCGGCCGGGTCAAGACCAACGTCGATTCTGGCGCGTTCGACGCCATCCAGCATGCGGCGATCGCGGCGCTGACCGGCCCGCAGGACTGTGTGGCGAAGGCCTGCTCGATCTACCAGGAGCGCCGGGACGTACTCGTGAAGGGACTCACCGAACTCGGGCTCGACGTCACGGCACCGAAGGCCACCTTCTACGTCTGGGCGCCGGTCGACGACTGCATGGCGTTCTCCGCACAGCTCCTCGACCAGGTCGGGATCGTCGCGACCCCGGGGGTCGGATTCGGGAAGAACGGCGAAGGGTTCGTCCGGTTCGCGATCACCCGGTCGATCGAGCGGATCAACGAGGCGGTCGACCGGATGCGGGGGATCGACCTGTGA